From Anopheles funestus chromosome 3RL, idAnoFuneDA-416_04, whole genome shotgun sequence, a single genomic window includes:
- the LOC125770928 gene encoding tyrosine-protein kinase Abl isoform X1 gives MGAQQVKERPTGTTSTLGAGSSIRSSRNKPRSSKDARTLGSNIFTEHSEALLQSRPLPHIPPPGSLLPTDLLGQNQDGLENHTGTMHSQGSSNTAQSSFETAHRWTSKENLLAPGPEEDDPQLFVALYDFKAGGENQLSLRKGEQVRILSYNKSGEWCEAHSDSGHVGWVPSNYVTPLNSLEKHSWYHGPISRNAAEYLLSSGINGSFLVRESESSPGQRSISLRYDGRVYHYRISEDSDGKVYVTADAKFNTLAELVHHHSALHEGHGLITPLLYPAPKQNKPTVFPLSPEPDEWEICRTDIVMKHKLGGGQYGEVYEAVWKRYGNTVAVKTLKEDTMALKDFLEEAAIMKEMKHPNLVQLIGVCTREPPFYIITEFMSHGNLLDFLRTAGRETLDAVALLYMATQIASGMSYLESRNFIHRDLAARNCLVGDNNLVKVADFGLARLMRDDTYTAHAGAKFPIKWTAPEGLAYNKFSTKSDVWAFGVLLWEIATYGMSPYPGIDLTDVFHKLESGYRMERPPGCPPEVYDLMRKCWQWNAQDRPTFKSIHHDLEHMFQESSITEAVEKQLQGVGVIPMQLTPQMSKKPHMGMQQQQQQQLQQQQQQQQMLPPPPQQAQQQQQQAQHEPAITPISDSGSGSKFSTFGNKQTATAGVQMRRTTNKRGKTAPAPPKRTSLLSSSRDSTYRDDDNCKLGDGEQNANGTTIPITKSSSCSSFLIDKLSDTLRGFTRDMANLMNRATDSENEQTEVTPDTDTDNPEPIGFQKTPQQGSFKRAPIMGNRGLETRGSKRLTGQARRDQLPPGGQPCMPVMGQPPIVGALEVQNVKKAINRYGTLPKDARIGAYLESLRQSDGTVIQQAQPPVQLPQHQQQQHVGPLPGPHPLGLNANMPLVSEPPPPPMAAANAISNSILAQRNAAAAIKAQPQMIRSNSSSGVTMSNSATASLSKLQRHRTTTDGSMMTFSSFRGSVGNNSPKRTVQPTLADLEFPPPPVDLPPPPEEFDVPLEQRGGMLEKGIAPSNDVRNTEPSVEEASSRFGVSLRKREPSTDSCSSLGSPADAMINPVGDTGPLSIPPPPPVGSKDPKADTKRVTNVPKCLPSETAGGKKVVSLGGGLPPSTNSDPASQLVSELAESMHLPKAPSPLTTVQEPQQPISHYKSSDVSSLRKPVSMSKSTILPSTNALTSDGYSVTAHNVSGMAQPPFKTQLKKVDAGKRTPTQPAKKEESSGGIIDFKSRLRKVDHNNADASSNGSGGGDIVEPASNLDNNNKHQSGNSPHSIHNNNNINATLSSNSNGNILNNNDNSASSSSSENENHRSQKKSETASLMVVRNGTGLSGKNSMDPGSKLLLENNELNSLKLKKTNASSTIVTGSAPIDSNKVIELKKTEIKIELSDDRKRESLEGNSLKVDSGGGSGDNLSTGSSGAGGEEGDGKRKSTGSISSLKKLWEAKESPSDPLSAQLSPKLGTKSVANMVPKMNNNTEADDGPTGVGHDTPQQQAEHQQQQQQQSNVGPVGSASAGTLGSNKKPAVPMKPSKFSSIYATPVQNMMQTTTSTGSSGGTPGASSIYAKSIDSSNVQQTDKPSVSTTGASPASAGGRDNILDLVQSLQTGLKMPVANISATQWLALSDRLNSLQSCCVTFADNESLPPHAKFHFRELVTRVENQARSLRSASNKNVQDNEKLVQEVGQSLKQISNALHR, from the exons AGGCACTCCTTCAATCACGCCCATTACCACACATACCACCACCGGGCAGTTTGCTGCCGACCGACCTGCTCGGCCAGAATCAGGATGGGTTGGAAAACCATACCGGTACGATGCACTCGCAGGGCAGTTCCAACACGGCCCAGTCTAGCTTCGAAACGGCACACCGCTGGACGTCGAAGGAGAACCTGTTGGCACCCGGACCGGAGGAGGACGATCCACAGTTGTTTGTCGCGCTGTACGACTTTAAGGCGGGCGGCGAAAATCAACTGAGCCTGCGGAAGGGTGAACAGGTGCGGATACTGTCCTACAACAAGTCGGGCGAATGGTGTGAAGCCCACTCCGATTCCGGACATGTCGGTTGGGTACCGTCGAACTATGTGACCCCGTTAAACTCGCTGGAAAAACACTCCTGGTACCATGGGCCCATATCGCGCAACGCGGCCGAGTATTTGCTTAGCTCGGGCATCAACGGTAGCTTTCTGGTGCGGGAAAGCGAAAGTTCGCCCGGGCAGCGTAGCATCAGCTTGCGGTATGATGGGCGCGTCTACCACTACAGAATATCGGAAGACTCGGACGGCAAGGTGTACGTGACGGCCGATGCTAAGTTTAACACGCTGGCGGAACTGGTACATCATCACAGTGCGCTACACGAAGGGCATGGTTTAATAACGCCACTGCTGTACCCGGCACCGAAACAGAACAAACCGACCGTATTCCCGCTCAGTCCCGAACCGGACGAGTGGGAAATTTGCCGGACGGATATCGTGATGAAGCACAAGCTCGGTGGTGGACAGTACGGTGAAGTGTACGAGGCTGTGTGGAAGCGGTACGGTAACACGGTGGCCGTTAAAACGCTCAAGGAAGATACGATGGCGTTAAAAGATTTCCTAGAAGAGGCTGCCATCatgaaggaaatgaaacatcCAAATTTGGTGCAACTGATTG GTGTTTGTACGCGCGAACCACCATTTTACATCATTACCGAATTTATGAGTCACGGAAATTTGCTAGATTTTCTACGGACCGCCGGTCGGGAAACGTTAGATGCGGTAGCATTATTATATATGGCCACCCAAATCGCTTCGGGTATGAGCTATCTCGAAAGCCGCAACTTTATCCATCGTGATTTGGCCGCACGCAACTGTCTGGTTGGCGATAACAATCTCGTCAAGGTGGCAGATTTCGGGCTGGCCCGGTTGATGCGGGACGATACGTACACGGCACACGCCGGtgctaaatttcccatcaAATGGACCGCACCCGAGGGTTTGGCGTACAATAAGTTCAGCACCAAATCGGACGTATGGGCGTTCGGTGTGCTGCTGTGGGAGATAGCGACCTACGGCATGTCACCGTACCCGGGCATCGATCTAACGGACGTTTTCCACAAACTGGAGTCGGGCTACCGGATGGAGCGGCCGCCAGGATGTCCACCGGAGGTGTACGATTTGATGCGGAAGTGCTGGCAGTGGAATGCTCAAGATCGTCCAACGTTCAAAAGCATCCATCACGATCTGGAGCACATGTTTCAG GAATCGTCCATTACCGAAGCGGTCGAGAAGCAGCTGCAAGGGGTCGGCGTAATACCGATGCAGCTAACACCGCAGATGAGCAAGAAGCCACACATGGgtatgcagcagcagcagcaacaacagctacagcagcaacagcagcagcagcaaatgttACCTCCTCCGCCACAGCAagcgcaacagcaacagcagcaggcacAACATGAACCTGCAATAACACCCATTTCTG ATTCGGGTTCAGGTTCGAAGTTTAGCACGtttggaaacaaacaaactgctACCGCTGGCGTACAAATGCGACGGACAACAAATAAACGTGGCAAAACGGCACCAGCGCCACCAAAGAGGACAAG TTTGCTATCATCTAGCCGTGACTCAACGTACCGGGATGATGATAACTGTAAGCTTGGCGATGGCGAGCAAAACGCAAACGGTACAACTATTCCCATCACAAAATCGTCTTCTTGCAGTAGTTTCCTTATCGATAAGCTTAGCGATACGTTACGAg gcTTCACACGTGACATGGCAAACCTAATGAATCGGGCCACAGATTCCGAGAACGAGCAAACGGAGGTTACGCCCGACACCGATACAGACAATCCGGAACCGATCGGTTTTCAGAAAACTCCCCAGCAAGGTTCATTTAAACGCGCTCCTATCATGGGAAACCGTGGACTTGAGACACGGGGCAGCAAACGGTTGACTGGGCAGGCACGGCGTGATCAACTACCACCCGGTGGGCAACCGTGTATGCCGGTGATGGGCCAACCACCGATTGTCGGTGCACTGGAGGTGCAGAATGTGAAGAAAGCCATCAACCGATACGGTACCTTGCCGAAGGATGCTCGAATAGGGGCGTACCTTGAATCGTTACGCCAAAGTGATGGAACTGTTATTCAGCAAGCGCAACCACCGGTGCAGTTACCtcagcatcaacagcaacaacatgtCGGACCGTTGCCGGGGCCACATCCGCTGGGGCTAAATGCAAACATGCCGCTGGTGTCGgagccaccgccaccaccgatGGCCGCAGCAAATGCGATCTCAAACAGTATACTAGCGCAGCgtaatgcagcagcagcaatcaaaGCACAACCACAGATGATACGAAGCAACTCCTCGAGTGGCGTCACCATGTCCAACTCGGCTACAGCTAGTCTTTCCAAGCTTCAGCGCCATCGTACGACAACCGATGGTTCGATGATGacgttttcttccttccgcGGGTCGGTTGGAAACAATAGCCCGAAACGTACCGTTCAGCCGACTTTAGCCGATCTCGaatttccaccaccaccggttgATCTGCCACCACCGCCGGAGGAGTTTGACGTACCGCTCGAGCAACGGGGTGGTATGTTGGAAAAGGGTATTGCACCATCGAACGATGTGCGCAATACGGAACCGAGCGTCGAAGAGGCGAGTTCACGATTTGGTGTTAGTTTGCGCAAGCGAGAACCCTCCACGGATTCGTGCAGCTCCCTCGGCAGTCCGGCGGATGCGATGATCAATCCTGTGGGCGATACGGGACCGCTTTCtattccaccaccaccgcccgtTGGTTCGAAGGACCCGAAAGCCGATACCAAGCGGGTAACAAATGTGCCAAAGTGTTTACCGAGTGAAACTGCCGGTGGTAAGAAAGTGGTCAGTCTAGGTGGTGGGCTGCCACCGTCCACCAATTCCGATCCAGCATCACAATTAGTCAGTGAGCTGGCGGAATCGATGCATTTACCAAAGGCACCATCGCCGCTTACTACCGTGCAGGAACCGCAACAGCCAATATCGCACTACAAGTCGTCGGATGTTAGTTCGCTTCGTAAACCGGTTTCTATGTCGAAATCAACTATCCTACCATCTACGAACGCACTGACTAGTGACGGTTACAGCGTTACCGCCCATAACGTGTCGGGTATGGCACAGCCACCATTTAAGACGCAGCTGAAGAAGGTCGATGCAGGGAAACGAACACCAACGCAGCCGGCCAAGAAGGAGGAAAGCTCGGGTGGTATTATTGATTTTAAGTCGCGGTTACGTAAAGTAGATCACAACAATGCGGACGCATCGAGCAATGGTAGTGGCGGTGGTGATATCGTCGAACCTGCATCGAATCTGgacaataataacaaacatCAATCGGGCAACAGCCCGCACAGTATtcacaataacaataacattaACGCCACCCTTTCCAGCAATAGTAATGGTAACATTCTAAACAATAATGACAATTCTgcatcgtcctcctcgtcGGAGAATGAAAATCATCGGTCACAGAAAAAGAGCGAAACGGCGTCGTTGATGGTGGTACGCAATGGTACTGGCTTGTCCGGTAAGAACAGTATGGACCCGGGCAGTAAGTTGCTGCTGGAAAACAACGAGCTCAATTCgttgaagttgaaaaaaacgaatgcctCGTCGACGATCGTAACCGGATCGGCACCGATCGATAGCAATAAGGTGATCGAGTTGAAAAAGACTGAAATTAAGATTGAGCTGAGCGATGATCGTAAGCGCGAAAGTTTGGAAGGTAATTCGCTGAAGGTGGACAGCGGTGGTGGCAGCGGTGATAATCTGTCTACCGGCAGCAGCGGTGCCGGTGGTGAGGAAGGTGACGGTAAGCGTAAAAGTACCGGCAGTATCAGTAGCCTGAAAAAGCTCTGGGAAGCGAAAGAATCTCCTAGTGATCCATTGAGTGCACAGCTGAGCCCCAAGCTGGGAACCAAAAGTGTGGCAAACATGGTGCCGAAAATGAATAACAATACGGAAGCGGATGATGGTCCGACCGGTGTTGGACACGATACACCTCAACAGCAGGCagagcatcagcagcagcaacagcagcagtcaAACGTCGGACCGGTTGGGTCTGCATCAGCTGGCACGCtgggcagcaacaaaaaaccggcAGTCCCGATGAAACCATCGAAGTTTTCTTCCATCTATGCGACACCGGTACAAAACATGATGCAAACGACAACGTCCACAGGGTCGAGCGGTGGTACTCCCGGTGCTAGCAGTATCTACGCAAAATCAATCGATAGCAGCAACGTTCAGCAAACGGACAAACCGTCTGTATCGACGACAGGTGCATCACCCGCGTCAGCAGGTGGACGAGATAACATCCTGGACTTGGTGCAATCACTGCAGACCGGTTTAAAAATGCCGGTGGCAAACATTTCCGCCACACAGTGGCTAGCGCTGAGCGATCGGCTTAACTCGCTACAGTCCTGTTGCGTTACGTTTGCCGACAACGAAAGCCTGCCACCGCACGCCAAATTTCATTTCCGAGAGCTAGTCACGCGGGTGGAAAATCAGGCACGTTCGTTACGTTCCGCCAGTAACAAAAACGTTCAAGACAACGAAAAACTCGTCCAGGAGGTCGGCCAATCGCTGAAGCAGATATCGAATGCCTTGCACAGGTAA
- the LOC125770928 gene encoding tyrosine-protein kinase Abl isoform X2, which translates to MGAQQVKERPTGTTSTLGAGSSIRSSRNKPRSSKDARTLGSNIFTEHSEALLQSRPLPHIPPPGSLLPTDLLGQNQDGLENHTGTMHSQGSSNTAQSSFETAHRWTSKENLLAPGPEEDDPQLFVALYDFKAGGENQLSLRKGEQVRILSYNKSGEWCEAHSDSGHVGWVPSNYVTPLNSLEKHSWYHGPISRNAAEYLLSSGINGSFLVRESESSPGQRSISLRYDGRVYHYRISEDSDGKVYVTADAKFNTLAELVHHHSALHEGHGLITPLLYPAPKQNKPTVFPLSPEPDEWEICRTDIVMKHKLGGGQYGEVYEAVWKRYGNTVAVKTLKEDTMALKDFLEEAAIMKEMKHPNLVQLIGVCTREPPFYIITEFMSHGNLLDFLRTAGRETLDAVALLYMATQIASGMSYLESRNFIHRDLAARNCLVGDNNLVKVADFGLARLMRDDTYTAHAGAKFPIKWTAPEGLAYNKFSTKSDVWAFGVLLWEIATYGMSPYPGIDLTDVFHKLESGYRMERPPGCPPEVYDLMRKCWQWNAQDRPTFKSIHHDLEHMFQESSITEAVEKQLQGVGVIPMQLTPQMSKKPHMGMQQQQQQQLQQQQQQQQMLPPPPQQAQQQQQQAQHEPAITPISDSGSGSKFSTFGNKQTATAGVQMRRTTNKRGKTAPAPPKRTSLLSSSRDSTYRDDDNCKLGDGEQNANGFTRDMANLMNRATDSENEQTEVTPDTDTDNPEPIGFQKTPQQGSFKRAPIMGNRGLETRGSKRLTGQARRDQLPPGGQPCMPVMGQPPIVGALEVQNVKKAINRYGTLPKDARIGAYLESLRQSDGTVIQQAQPPVQLPQHQQQQHVGPLPGPHPLGLNANMPLVSEPPPPPMAAANAISNSILAQRNAAAAIKAQPQMIRSNSSSGVTMSNSATASLSKLQRHRTTTDGSMMTFSSFRGSVGNNSPKRTVQPTLADLEFPPPPVDLPPPPEEFDVPLEQRGGMLEKGIAPSNDVRNTEPSVEEASSRFGVSLRKREPSTDSCSSLGSPADAMINPVGDTGPLSIPPPPPVGSKDPKADTKRVTNVPKCLPSETAGGKKVVSLGGGLPPSTNSDPASQLVSELAESMHLPKAPSPLTTVQEPQQPISHYKSSDVSSLRKPVSMSKSTILPSTNALTSDGYSVTAHNVSGMAQPPFKTQLKKVDAGKRTPTQPAKKEESSGGIIDFKSRLRKVDHNNADASSNGSGGGDIVEPASNLDNNNKHQSGNSPHSIHNNNNINATLSSNSNGNILNNNDNSASSSSSENENHRSQKKSETASLMVVRNGTGLSGKNSMDPGSKLLLENNELNSLKLKKTNASSTIVTGSAPIDSNKVIELKKTEIKIELSDDRKRESLEGNSLKVDSGGGSGDNLSTGSSGAGGEEGDGKRKSTGSISSLKKLWEAKESPSDPLSAQLSPKLGTKSVANMVPKMNNNTEADDGPTGVGHDTPQQQAEHQQQQQQQSNVGPVGSASAGTLGSNKKPAVPMKPSKFSSIYATPVQNMMQTTTSTGSSGGTPGASSIYAKSIDSSNVQQTDKPSVSTTGASPASAGGRDNILDLVQSLQTGLKMPVANISATQWLALSDRLNSLQSCCVTFADNESLPPHAKFHFRELVTRVENQARSLRSASNKNVQDNEKLVQEVGQSLKQISNALHR; encoded by the exons AGGCACTCCTTCAATCACGCCCATTACCACACATACCACCACCGGGCAGTTTGCTGCCGACCGACCTGCTCGGCCAGAATCAGGATGGGTTGGAAAACCATACCGGTACGATGCACTCGCAGGGCAGTTCCAACACGGCCCAGTCTAGCTTCGAAACGGCACACCGCTGGACGTCGAAGGAGAACCTGTTGGCACCCGGACCGGAGGAGGACGATCCACAGTTGTTTGTCGCGCTGTACGACTTTAAGGCGGGCGGCGAAAATCAACTGAGCCTGCGGAAGGGTGAACAGGTGCGGATACTGTCCTACAACAAGTCGGGCGAATGGTGTGAAGCCCACTCCGATTCCGGACATGTCGGTTGGGTACCGTCGAACTATGTGACCCCGTTAAACTCGCTGGAAAAACACTCCTGGTACCATGGGCCCATATCGCGCAACGCGGCCGAGTATTTGCTTAGCTCGGGCATCAACGGTAGCTTTCTGGTGCGGGAAAGCGAAAGTTCGCCCGGGCAGCGTAGCATCAGCTTGCGGTATGATGGGCGCGTCTACCACTACAGAATATCGGAAGACTCGGACGGCAAGGTGTACGTGACGGCCGATGCTAAGTTTAACACGCTGGCGGAACTGGTACATCATCACAGTGCGCTACACGAAGGGCATGGTTTAATAACGCCACTGCTGTACCCGGCACCGAAACAGAACAAACCGACCGTATTCCCGCTCAGTCCCGAACCGGACGAGTGGGAAATTTGCCGGACGGATATCGTGATGAAGCACAAGCTCGGTGGTGGACAGTACGGTGAAGTGTACGAGGCTGTGTGGAAGCGGTACGGTAACACGGTGGCCGTTAAAACGCTCAAGGAAGATACGATGGCGTTAAAAGATTTCCTAGAAGAGGCTGCCATCatgaaggaaatgaaacatcCAAATTTGGTGCAACTGATTG GTGTTTGTACGCGCGAACCACCATTTTACATCATTACCGAATTTATGAGTCACGGAAATTTGCTAGATTTTCTACGGACCGCCGGTCGGGAAACGTTAGATGCGGTAGCATTATTATATATGGCCACCCAAATCGCTTCGGGTATGAGCTATCTCGAAAGCCGCAACTTTATCCATCGTGATTTGGCCGCACGCAACTGTCTGGTTGGCGATAACAATCTCGTCAAGGTGGCAGATTTCGGGCTGGCCCGGTTGATGCGGGACGATACGTACACGGCACACGCCGGtgctaaatttcccatcaAATGGACCGCACCCGAGGGTTTGGCGTACAATAAGTTCAGCACCAAATCGGACGTATGGGCGTTCGGTGTGCTGCTGTGGGAGATAGCGACCTACGGCATGTCACCGTACCCGGGCATCGATCTAACGGACGTTTTCCACAAACTGGAGTCGGGCTACCGGATGGAGCGGCCGCCAGGATGTCCACCGGAGGTGTACGATTTGATGCGGAAGTGCTGGCAGTGGAATGCTCAAGATCGTCCAACGTTCAAAAGCATCCATCACGATCTGGAGCACATGTTTCAG GAATCGTCCATTACCGAAGCGGTCGAGAAGCAGCTGCAAGGGGTCGGCGTAATACCGATGCAGCTAACACCGCAGATGAGCAAGAAGCCACACATGGgtatgcagcagcagcagcaacaacagctacagcagcaacagcagcagcagcaaatgttACCTCCTCCGCCACAGCAagcgcaacagcaacagcagcaggcacAACATGAACCTGCAATAACACCCATTTCTG ATTCGGGTTCAGGTTCGAAGTTTAGCACGtttggaaacaaacaaactgctACCGCTGGCGTACAAATGCGACGGACAACAAATAAACGTGGCAAAACGGCACCAGCGCCACCAAAGAGGACAAG TTTGCTATCATCTAGCCGTGACTCAACGTACCGGGATGATGATAACTGTAAGCTTGGCGATGGCGAGCAAAACGCAAACG gcTTCACACGTGACATGGCAAACCTAATGAATCGGGCCACAGATTCCGAGAACGAGCAAACGGAGGTTACGCCCGACACCGATACAGACAATCCGGAACCGATCGGTTTTCAGAAAACTCCCCAGCAAGGTTCATTTAAACGCGCTCCTATCATGGGAAACCGTGGACTTGAGACACGGGGCAGCAAACGGTTGACTGGGCAGGCACGGCGTGATCAACTACCACCCGGTGGGCAACCGTGTATGCCGGTGATGGGCCAACCACCGATTGTCGGTGCACTGGAGGTGCAGAATGTGAAGAAAGCCATCAACCGATACGGTACCTTGCCGAAGGATGCTCGAATAGGGGCGTACCTTGAATCGTTACGCCAAAGTGATGGAACTGTTATTCAGCAAGCGCAACCACCGGTGCAGTTACCtcagcatcaacagcaacaacatgtCGGACCGTTGCCGGGGCCACATCCGCTGGGGCTAAATGCAAACATGCCGCTGGTGTCGgagccaccgccaccaccgatGGCCGCAGCAAATGCGATCTCAAACAGTATACTAGCGCAGCgtaatgcagcagcagcaatcaaaGCACAACCACAGATGATACGAAGCAACTCCTCGAGTGGCGTCACCATGTCCAACTCGGCTACAGCTAGTCTTTCCAAGCTTCAGCGCCATCGTACGACAACCGATGGTTCGATGATGacgttttcttccttccgcGGGTCGGTTGGAAACAATAGCCCGAAACGTACCGTTCAGCCGACTTTAGCCGATCTCGaatttccaccaccaccggttgATCTGCCACCACCGCCGGAGGAGTTTGACGTACCGCTCGAGCAACGGGGTGGTATGTTGGAAAAGGGTATTGCACCATCGAACGATGTGCGCAATACGGAACCGAGCGTCGAAGAGGCGAGTTCACGATTTGGTGTTAGTTTGCGCAAGCGAGAACCCTCCACGGATTCGTGCAGCTCCCTCGGCAGTCCGGCGGATGCGATGATCAATCCTGTGGGCGATACGGGACCGCTTTCtattccaccaccaccgcccgtTGGTTCGAAGGACCCGAAAGCCGATACCAAGCGGGTAACAAATGTGCCAAAGTGTTTACCGAGTGAAACTGCCGGTGGTAAGAAAGTGGTCAGTCTAGGTGGTGGGCTGCCACCGTCCACCAATTCCGATCCAGCATCACAATTAGTCAGTGAGCTGGCGGAATCGATGCATTTACCAAAGGCACCATCGCCGCTTACTACCGTGCAGGAACCGCAACAGCCAATATCGCACTACAAGTCGTCGGATGTTAGTTCGCTTCGTAAACCGGTTTCTATGTCGAAATCAACTATCCTACCATCTACGAACGCACTGACTAGTGACGGTTACAGCGTTACCGCCCATAACGTGTCGGGTATGGCACAGCCACCATTTAAGACGCAGCTGAAGAAGGTCGATGCAGGGAAACGAACACCAACGCAGCCGGCCAAGAAGGAGGAAAGCTCGGGTGGTATTATTGATTTTAAGTCGCGGTTACGTAAAGTAGATCACAACAATGCGGACGCATCGAGCAATGGTAGTGGCGGTGGTGATATCGTCGAACCTGCATCGAATCTGgacaataataacaaacatCAATCGGGCAACAGCCCGCACAGTATtcacaataacaataacattaACGCCACCCTTTCCAGCAATAGTAATGGTAACATTCTAAACAATAATGACAATTCTgcatcgtcctcctcgtcGGAGAATGAAAATCATCGGTCACAGAAAAAGAGCGAAACGGCGTCGTTGATGGTGGTACGCAATGGTACTGGCTTGTCCGGTAAGAACAGTATGGACCCGGGCAGTAAGTTGCTGCTGGAAAACAACGAGCTCAATTCgttgaagttgaaaaaaacgaatgcctCGTCGACGATCGTAACCGGATCGGCACCGATCGATAGCAATAAGGTGATCGAGTTGAAAAAGACTGAAATTAAGATTGAGCTGAGCGATGATCGTAAGCGCGAAAGTTTGGAAGGTAATTCGCTGAAGGTGGACAGCGGTGGTGGCAGCGGTGATAATCTGTCTACCGGCAGCAGCGGTGCCGGTGGTGAGGAAGGTGACGGTAAGCGTAAAAGTACCGGCAGTATCAGTAGCCTGAAAAAGCTCTGGGAAGCGAAAGAATCTCCTAGTGATCCATTGAGTGCACAGCTGAGCCCCAAGCTGGGAACCAAAAGTGTGGCAAACATGGTGCCGAAAATGAATAACAATACGGAAGCGGATGATGGTCCGACCGGTGTTGGACACGATACACCTCAACAGCAGGCagagcatcagcagcagcaacagcagcagtcaAACGTCGGACCGGTTGGGTCTGCATCAGCTGGCACGCtgggcagcaacaaaaaaccggcAGTCCCGATGAAACCATCGAAGTTTTCTTCCATCTATGCGACACCGGTACAAAACATGATGCAAACGACAACGTCCACAGGGTCGAGCGGTGGTACTCCCGGTGCTAGCAGTATCTACGCAAAATCAATCGATAGCAGCAACGTTCAGCAAACGGACAAACCGTCTGTATCGACGACAGGTGCATCACCCGCGTCAGCAGGTGGACGAGATAACATCCTGGACTTGGTGCAATCACTGCAGACCGGTTTAAAAATGCCGGTGGCAAACATTTCCGCCACACAGTGGCTAGCGCTGAGCGATCGGCTTAACTCGCTACAGTCCTGTTGCGTTACGTTTGCCGACAACGAAAGCCTGCCACCGCACGCCAAATTTCATTTCCGAGAGCTAGTCACGCGGGTGGAAAATCAGGCACGTTCGTTACGTTCCGCCAGTAACAAAAACGTTCAAGACAACGAAAAACTCGTCCAGGAGGTCGGCCAATCGCTGAAGCAGATATCGAATGCCTTGCACAGGTAA